The following are from one region of the Georgenia sp. M64 genome:
- a CDS encoding site-2 protease family protein: MEFVVGVLILFVGLLASIALHEVGHLVPAKRFGVKVPQYMVGFGKTLWSRTVGDTEYGVKALPLGGYVRMVGMYPPTRRAERPRRDGRPTLVQEARAAALEEIGPGEEPRAFYNLTVPRKLVVMLGGPTMNLLISAVLLGVTVVTLGLGQYTTTLGTVQQCLVEDPAQEGCTPADPAAPGAAAGLLPGDQVLTWDGAEARTWEDVSGAIADGDTGPVQVEVLRDGAPLTLTVVPELTERPVLGDDGAPLTEDGEPVTEMRPYVGIGPDFALVRQSPAVVPGLVWQTFTGTVEVVLTLPQRLVSVAEAAFGTAERDPSVVGLVGVGRFAGEIASIDGEGYGVAERSADMLSLLVSLNMALFVFNLLPLLPLDGGHVAGALWEGARRKLARWREQPDPGPVDTARLLPLTYVVVAAMLGMSVLLAYADIVRPVSLTG; the protein is encoded by the coding sequence GTGGAGTTCGTCGTCGGGGTCCTCATCCTCTTCGTGGGGCTGCTCGCCTCCATCGCCCTGCACGAGGTGGGCCACCTCGTGCCCGCCAAGAGGTTCGGCGTCAAGGTCCCCCAGTACATGGTCGGCTTCGGCAAGACCCTGTGGTCGCGCACGGTGGGCGACACCGAGTACGGCGTCAAGGCCCTCCCGCTCGGCGGGTACGTCCGCATGGTCGGGATGTACCCGCCCACCCGGCGGGCCGAGCGACCCCGCCGGGACGGCCGGCCCACGCTCGTCCAGGAGGCGCGCGCCGCCGCCCTGGAGGAGATCGGGCCGGGGGAGGAGCCCCGCGCCTTCTACAACCTCACGGTCCCGCGCAAGCTCGTGGTCATGCTCGGCGGGCCCACGATGAACCTGCTCATCTCCGCGGTCCTGCTCGGTGTCACGGTCGTGACCCTCGGGCTCGGCCAGTACACGACGACGCTCGGCACGGTCCAGCAGTGCCTGGTCGAGGACCCCGCCCAGGAGGGCTGCACCCCGGCCGACCCGGCGGCGCCCGGCGCCGCGGCCGGCCTGCTGCCCGGCGACCAGGTCCTCACGTGGGACGGCGCCGAGGCGCGCACGTGGGAGGACGTGTCGGGCGCGATCGCCGACGGTGACACCGGGCCGGTCCAGGTCGAGGTCCTGCGCGACGGCGCCCCGCTCACCCTCACCGTGGTCCCCGAGCTCACCGAGCGCCCGGTCCTCGGCGACGACGGGGCACCCCTGACCGAGGACGGCGAGCCCGTCACCGAGATGCGTCCCTACGTGGGCATCGGCCCCGACTTCGCGCTGGTCCGGCAGAGCCCGGCGGTCGTCCCGGGGCTCGTCTGGCAGACGTTCACGGGCACCGTCGAGGTGGTGCTCACGCTCCCGCAGCGGCTCGTCTCGGTCGCTGAGGCCGCGTTCGGCACCGCCGAGCGTGACCCGTCCGTGGTGGGCCTGGTCGGGGTGGGCCGCTTCGCGGGGGAGATCGCGTCGATCGACGGCGAGGGCTACGGCGTCGCGGAGCGCAGCGCCGACATGCTGTCGCTGCTGGTCTCGCTGAACATGGCCCTGTTCGTCTTCAACCTGCTGCCGCTGCTGCCACTCGACGGCGGCCACGTCGCCGGGGCCCTGTGGGAGGGGGCACGGCGCAAGCTGGCCCGCTGGCGCGAGCAGCCCGACCCCGGCCCCGTCGACACCGCGCGGCTGCTGCCGCTGACCTACGTCGTCGTCGCGGCCATGCTGGGGATGAGCGTCCTGCTCGCCTACGCCGACATCGTCCGGCCGGTCAGCCTCACCGGCTGA
- the ispG gene encoding flavodoxin-dependent (E)-4-hydroxy-3-methylbut-2-enyl-diphosphate synthase, protein MSVPISLGIPTVKEQPPVLAPRRKTRKIRVGTVEVGGDAPVSVQSMTTTKTHDINATLQQIAELTASGCDIVRVACPTDKDAEALPIIAKKSKIPVIADIHFQPKYVFAAIEAGCGAVRVNPGNIRKFDDQVKEIAQAAKDAGVSLRIGVNAGSLDPRLLQKYGKATPEALVESAVWEASLFEEHDFHDFKISVKHNDPVVMVRAYQLLSERGDWPLHLGVTEAGPAFQGTIKSATAFGALLSQGIGDTIRVSLSAPPVEEVKVGNQILESLNLRPRKLEIVSCPSCGRAQVDVYTLADEVTAGLEGMTVPLRVAVMGCVVNGPGEAREADLGVASGNGKGQIFVKGEVVRTVPEDQIVETLIAEANRIAEEMGFPSDGAASPVVTVG, encoded by the coding sequence GTGAGCGTACCCATCAGCCTCGGCATCCCCACGGTCAAGGAGCAGCCGCCCGTCCTGGCTCCCCGGCGCAAGACCCGCAAGATCCGGGTGGGCACGGTCGAGGTCGGCGGCGACGCCCCGGTGTCGGTCCAGTCGATGACGACCACGAAGACCCACGACATCAACGCCACGCTGCAGCAGATCGCCGAGCTGACGGCCTCGGGCTGCGACATCGTCCGCGTGGCGTGCCCGACGGACAAGGACGCCGAGGCGCTGCCGATCATCGCCAAGAAGTCCAAGATCCCGGTCATCGCCGACATCCACTTCCAGCCCAAGTACGTCTTCGCGGCCATCGAGGCCGGGTGCGGCGCGGTGCGCGTCAACCCGGGCAACATCCGCAAGTTCGACGACCAGGTCAAGGAGATCGCCCAGGCGGCCAAGGACGCCGGCGTCTCGCTGCGGATCGGCGTCAACGCCGGCTCCCTCGACCCCCGCCTGCTGCAGAAGTACGGCAAGGCCACGCCCGAGGCGCTGGTCGAGTCCGCCGTCTGGGAGGCGTCGCTGTTCGAGGAGCACGACTTCCACGACTTCAAGATCTCCGTCAAGCACAACGACCCGGTCGTCATGGTGCGCGCCTACCAGCTGCTCTCCGAGCGCGGGGACTGGCCGCTGCACCTGGGCGTGACCGAGGCCGGCCCCGCCTTCCAGGGCACGATCAAGTCCGCGACCGCCTTCGGTGCGCTGCTCTCCCAGGGCATCGGCGACACCATCCGGGTCTCCCTCTCCGCCCCGCCGGTGGAGGAGGTCAAGGTCGGCAACCAGATCCTCGAGTCGCTCAACCTGCGCCCGCGCAAGCTGGAGATCGTCTCCTGCCCGTCCTGCGGCCGGGCCCAGGTCGACGTCTACACCCTGGCCGACGAGGTCACCGCCGGCCTCGAGGGCATGACCGTGCCCCTGCGGGTGGCCGTCATGGGCTGCGTCGTCAACGGCCCCGGCGAGGCCCGCGAGGCCGACCTCGGTGTGGCGTCCGGCAACGGCAAGGGCCAGATCTTCGTCAAGGGCGAGGTCGTGCGCACGGTCCCCGAGGACCAGATCGTCGAGACCCTCATCGCGGAGGCGAACCGGATCGCGGAGGAGATGGGGTTCCCGTCCGACGGAGCCGCCTCGCCGGTCGTCACGGTCGGCTAG
- a CDS encoding DUF4081 domain-containing protein, with translation MALWRRSAQSVRPVGPADRDAALELCLRDPVGSVLAAVQVERLGQPGPSGTQLLGVFGEDDPRPAALCWAGANLVPVALYDELLVELAEHLHRRSRRCSSIVGPADMVLPLWDELSTSWSLPREVRADQPSLVIDHEPAVAPDPAVRLARRDETMLVLPASVAMFTEEVGYDPTVMGGSYGARVAELVATGRTYLRLEDLGDGPQVVFKADVGALAIGVAQVQGVWVHPELRGRGMAGAGMAAVVADVRARLAPTVSLYVNDYNAPALGAYRRVGFRQVGTYATVLF, from the coding sequence GTGGCGCTGTGGCGCCGGTCGGCGCAGTCCGTCCGCCCGGTGGGGCCGGCCGACCGCGACGCGGCCCTGGAGCTGTGCCTGCGCGACCCCGTGGGGTCCGTGCTCGCGGCCGTCCAGGTCGAGCGGCTCGGGCAGCCTGGACCGTCGGGCACCCAGCTGCTCGGCGTCTTCGGTGAGGACGACCCCCGGCCCGCCGCCCTGTGCTGGGCGGGCGCGAACCTCGTGCCCGTCGCCCTGTACGACGAGCTCCTCGTCGAGCTCGCCGAGCACCTGCACCGGCGCAGCCGTCGCTGCTCGTCCATCGTGGGGCCGGCCGACATGGTCCTGCCGCTGTGGGACGAGCTGTCGACGAGCTGGTCCCTGCCCCGGGAGGTGCGGGCCGACCAGCCCTCCCTCGTCATCGACCACGAACCCGCGGTCGCCCCCGACCCGGCGGTGCGCCTCGCCCGACGGGACGAGACCATGCTCGTGCTGCCGGCCAGCGTCGCGATGTTCACCGAGGAGGTCGGCTACGACCCGACCGTCATGGGCGGCTCCTACGGCGCCCGGGTGGCCGAGCTCGTCGCGACCGGGCGCACCTACCTCCGGCTGGAGGACCTCGGGGACGGCCCCCAGGTGGTCTTCAAGGCCGACGTCGGGGCCCTCGCGATCGGGGTGGCGCAGGTCCAGGGCGTCTGGGTCCACCCCGAGCTGCGCGGCCGGGGGATGGCCGGCGCGGGGATGGCGGCGGTCGTCGCGGACGTGCGCGCACGGCTCGCCCCCACCGTCTCCCTCTACGTCAACGACTACAACGCCCCGGCGCTGGGCGCCTACCGCCGCGTCGGTTTCCGCCAGGTGGGCACCTACGCCACGGTGCTCTTCTAA
- a CDS encoding DNA-formamidopyrimidine glycosylase family protein, protein MPEMPEVEGLVTFLDARTSGHVVAAVEVGAISALKTFAPDPAQLAGTTVRGASRHGKWIDLAVADDDTELHLLVHLARAGWLRWYEQVPAARLRPGRSPIALRLRLDDGSGFDLTEAGTRKRLAVHVVAAPEEVHAVKTLGPEPLGLDAAGLGAVLRSRNQQVKGALRDQSVIAGIGNAYSDEILHAARTSPFALTGSLDDEAVARIHTAMEEVLGGAVAAAAGRPAAELKDAKRSGMRVHGRAGQPCPVCGDTVREVSFADSALQYCPTCQTGGKILADRRMSKLLR, encoded by the coding sequence ATGCCGGAGATGCCGGAGGTCGAGGGGCTGGTCACCTTCCTGGACGCGCGCACGTCCGGCCACGTCGTCGCCGCCGTGGAGGTCGGCGCGATCTCGGCCCTGAAGACGTTCGCCCCCGACCCCGCCCAGCTCGCCGGGACGACCGTGCGCGGAGCCTCGCGCCACGGCAAGTGGATCGACCTCGCCGTCGCCGACGACGACACCGAGCTCCACCTCCTCGTCCACCTCGCCCGAGCGGGCTGGCTGCGGTGGTACGAGCAGGTGCCCGCCGCGCGCCTGCGTCCCGGCCGCTCCCCCATCGCACTGCGCCTGCGCCTGGACGACGGCTCAGGGTTCGACCTCACCGAGGCCGGGACGCGCAAGCGGCTCGCCGTGCACGTGGTGGCCGCGCCGGAGGAGGTGCACGCCGTCAAGACCCTGGGGCCCGAGCCGCTCGGCCTCGACGCCGCCGGGCTGGGGGCGGTGCTGCGGTCGCGCAACCAGCAGGTCAAGGGGGCGTTGCGGGACCAGTCGGTCATCGCGGGCATCGGCAACGCCTACTCCGACGAGATCCTCCACGCCGCCCGGACGAGCCCGTTCGCCCTGACCGGCTCGCTCGACGACGAGGCGGTCGCCCGCATCCACACCGCCATGGAGGAGGTGCTCGGCGGCGCGGTCGCGGCCGCGGCGGGCCGGCCGGCGGCCGAGCTCAAGGACGCGAAGCGCTCCGGCATGCGGGTCCACGGCCGGGCGGGGCAGCCGTGCCCGGTGTGCGGGGACACCGTCCGGGAGGTCTCCTTCGCCGACTCGGCGCTGCAGTACTGCCCCACGTGCCAGACCGGCGGGAAGATCCTGGCCGACCGCCGGATGTCGAAGCTCCTCCGTTAG
- a CDS encoding proline--tRNA ligase, whose amino-acid sequence MLMKMSSLFLRTLREDPADAEVASHRLLVRAGYIRRAAPGIYSWLPLGLRVLAKVERIVREEMDAVGGQEVHFPALLPKEPYEATGRWVEYGPNIFRLQDRKGADYLLAPTHEEMFTLLVKDLYSSYKDLPLTLYQIQTKYRDEARPRAGLIRGREFIMKDAYSFDADDAGLERSYELQRGAYRRIFDRLGLEHVIVRAMSGAMGGSRSEEFLHPTPIGEDTFVRSPGGYAANVEAVTTPVPEPVDATGLPPAEVLPTPDSTTIDTLVARANELHPRADRPWGPADTLKNVVVALVHPDGARELVAIGLPGDREVDLKRLQAAVDPAQVEQATDEDLRSRPELVKGYIGPAVLGPNGAARTHDDAGRVAAGAMRYLLDPRVVPGTSWVTGADADGMHVFGLVAGRDFTADGTIEAAEVRAGDPSPDGSGPLELARGIEIGHIFALGRKYAEALDLKILDANGKAVVVTMGSYGIGITRALAALAEANNDDKGLVWPMQVAPAHVHVLATGKGEEIFATAERIARELEAAGVEVLYDDRPKVSAGVKFADAELLGVPLSVVVGRGLAEGVVEVRRRASGDREELAPESVVARVRELVDEALEG is encoded by the coding sequence GTGCTGATGAAGATGTCGTCCCTGTTCCTGCGGACCCTGCGCGAGGACCCGGCCGACGCCGAGGTCGCGAGCCACCGCCTCCTCGTGCGCGCCGGGTACATCCGGCGGGCCGCCCCGGGGATCTACTCGTGGCTGCCCCTCGGCCTGCGGGTCCTGGCCAAGGTCGAGCGGATCGTCCGCGAGGAGATGGACGCCGTCGGCGGCCAGGAGGTGCACTTCCCCGCGCTGCTGCCCAAGGAGCCCTACGAGGCCACCGGCCGCTGGGTCGAGTACGGCCCGAACATCTTCCGCCTCCAGGACCGCAAGGGCGCGGACTACCTCCTCGCCCCGACCCACGAGGAGATGTTCACGCTGCTGGTCAAGGACCTGTACTCCTCGTACAAGGACCTGCCGCTGACGCTGTACCAGATCCAGACGAAGTACCGCGACGAGGCCCGCCCGCGGGCCGGCCTCATCCGCGGCCGCGAGTTCATCATGAAGGACGCCTACTCCTTCGACGCCGACGACGCGGGCCTGGAGCGCTCCTACGAGCTCCAGCGCGGCGCCTACCGGCGCATCTTCGACCGGCTCGGGCTCGAGCACGTGATCGTGCGTGCCATGAGCGGGGCGATGGGGGGCTCGCGCAGCGAGGAGTTCCTCCACCCCACGCCCATCGGCGAGGACACGTTCGTCCGCTCCCCGGGCGGCTACGCGGCGAACGTCGAGGCGGTCACCACCCCGGTGCCCGAACCGGTGGACGCCACCGGCCTGCCCCCGGCGGAGGTCCTCCCGACGCCCGACTCGACGACGATCGACACCCTCGTCGCGCGCGCCAACGAGCTGCACCCGCGGGCCGACCGTCCGTGGGGGCCGGCCGACACCCTCAAGAACGTCGTCGTCGCCCTCGTCCACCCCGACGGCGCCCGCGAGCTGGTCGCGATCGGCCTGCCCGGCGACCGGGAGGTCGACCTCAAGCGGCTCCAGGCCGCGGTCGACCCCGCCCAGGTGGAGCAGGCGACGGACGAGGACCTGCGCAGCCGGCCCGAGCTGGTCAAGGGCTACATCGGCCCCGCGGTCCTCGGCCCCAACGGTGCTGCGCGCACCCACGACGACGCCGGCCGGGTCGCCGCCGGCGCGATGCGCTACCTCCTCGACCCGCGGGTGGTCCCCGGGACCTCCTGGGTCACCGGCGCCGACGCCGACGGGATGCACGTCTTCGGCCTCGTGGCCGGCCGCGACTTCACCGCCGACGGCACGATCGAGGCCGCCGAGGTCCGCGCCGGGGACCCGTCCCCGGACGGGTCCGGGCCGCTCGAGCTCGCCCGCGGGATCGAGATCGGCCACATCTTCGCGCTCGGGCGCAAGTACGCCGAGGCCCTGGACCTGAAGATCCTCGACGCCAACGGCAAGGCCGTCGTCGTGACGATGGGCTCCTACGGCATCGGGATCACCCGCGCCCTGGCCGCCCTCGCCGAGGCCAACAACGACGACAAGGGACTGGTGTGGCCGATGCAGGTCGCGCCCGCCCACGTCCACGTCCTGGCCACCGGCAAGGGCGAGGAGATCTTCGCCACCGCCGAGCGGATCGCCCGGGAGCTCGAGGCCGCCGGTGTCGAGGTCCTCTACGACGACCGCCCGAAGGTCTCCGCCGGGGTGAAGTTCGCCGACGCCGAGCTGCTAGGGGTGCCGCTGAGCGTCGTCGTCGGCCGGGGCCTGGCCGAGGGCGTGGTGGAGGTGCGGCGCCGGGCGAGCGGCGATCGCGAGGAGCTGGCACCGGAGTCGGTGGTCGCCCGCGTGCGTGAGCTGGTCGACGAGGCGCTCGAGGGCTGA
- a CDS encoding DUF559 domain-containing protein — MIAAARLVLPADAVLAGRSAAWALGARLAMGSDRVELLVPRPTTARRPQLFLRTDTLDTDETTVTPLGLTTTAARTAYDLARWYSALVAVPLLDALVRATGLLRRDVESVGARHPGVRGCRRVASTLDLVDAGAESPRESVLRVTLALAGLPPPVTQLSVYNDEGMFVARPDLAWPEARLAVEYDGAHHDDPAWITRDRARLNALRMAGWTVLVIDRAQMRHPAQVVEMIRRALHQASTGS, encoded by the coding sequence ATGATCGCCGCAGCCCGCCTGGTCCTTCCCGCTGATGCGGTCCTGGCCGGCCGGAGCGCGGCATGGGCGCTCGGTGCGCGTCTGGCGATGGGGTCCGACAGGGTGGAGCTCCTGGTCCCACGCCCCACGACCGCACGCAGGCCGCAGCTCTTCCTCCGCACCGACACGCTCGACACGGACGAGACGACGGTGACCCCGCTCGGTCTCACGACGACAGCGGCGCGGACGGCCTACGACCTGGCGCGTTGGTACTCCGCTCTCGTGGCAGTGCCCCTGCTGGATGCGCTCGTACGTGCGACAGGGTTACTCCGCCGCGACGTGGAGAGTGTCGGGGCCCGGCACCCGGGGGTCCGGGGCTGCCGCCGTGTCGCGAGCACCTTGGACCTCGTTGACGCCGGCGCCGAGTCCCCGCGCGAGTCGGTGCTGCGCGTGACCCTCGCTCTCGCCGGCCTTCCCCCGCCCGTGACACAGCTCAGCGTCTACAACGACGAGGGGATGTTCGTCGCACGGCCGGACCTCGCCTGGCCGGAGGCGCGGCTCGCGGTGGAGTACGACGGCGCTCACCACGACGATCCCGCGTGGATCACCCGCGACCGTGCGCGCCTCAACGCACTGCGGATGGCGGGGTGGACGGTGCTCGTGATCGACCGTGCACAGATGCGCCACCCGGCACAGGTCGTGGAGATGATCCGAAGGGCTCTGCACCAAGCATCCACAGGCAGTTGA
- a CDS encoding DUF4439 domain-containing protein, with amino-acid sequence MPLPPPRSTATGAPVRRRPRPRVVAGTLALVAGAALLGGCGVRLESPPPTPPVPDAVEEVRQDGAVDAATIARTVAEVTGAEGEVAEVLERVAEQARTHADALGGVWEAWPGGAPEGVTTAPVRTDPPVADPAPQDVLDLLTAGAADARAASLASPDDAVAAVLASVSISRSHAAADLAGALGEDLAPAAGAELSPDALLARGSDGPTLLVLDQARHAFETVAARSTGTSRDAAAGRAAHLQLLVDTALADGAPDRRPGVYDLPDATDDLSAEQAAAVDAESRLLTHWVFSITLTGPEQRESLLAAAELAAGQVRAWGGTLEALPGLD; translated from the coding sequence ATGCCCCTCCCACCGCCCCGCAGCACGGCCACCGGTGCCCCCGTGCGCCGTCGCCCGCGCCCCCGGGTCGTGGCCGGGACGCTCGCTCTCGTGGCTGGGGCGGCCCTGCTCGGCGGTTGCGGTGTCCGGCTCGAGTCGCCGCCACCGACCCCGCCCGTCCCGGACGCCGTCGAGGAGGTCCGTCAGGACGGCGCGGTGGACGCCGCCACCATCGCGAGGACCGTGGCGGAGGTCACGGGCGCCGAGGGGGAGGTCGCCGAGGTCCTCGAGCGGGTCGCCGAGCAGGCCCGGACCCACGCCGACGCGCTGGGCGGGGTGTGGGAGGCCTGGCCGGGCGGCGCGCCCGAGGGCGTCACCACGGCCCCGGTGCGCACGGACCCGCCGGTGGCCGACCCGGCTCCGCAGGACGTCCTCGACCTGCTCACCGCGGGCGCGGCCGATGCGCGCGCGGCGTCACTGGCCTCCCCCGACGACGCCGTCGCCGCGGTGCTCGCGTCGGTGTCGATCTCCCGCAGCCACGCCGCGGCGGACCTCGCGGGCGCGCTGGGTGAGGACCTCGCCCCGGCCGCGGGGGCCGAGCTCTCCCCCGACGCACTGCTGGCCCGTGGCAGCGACGGTCCGACCCTGCTCGTCCTGGACCAGGCCAGGCACGCCTTCGAGACCGTGGCGGCCCGCTCGACCGGGACCTCCCGGGACGCTGCGGCTGGGCGCGCCGCCCACCTGCAGCTCCTCGTGGACACCGCCCTGGCCGACGGCGCGCCGGACCGCCGGCCCGGGGTGTACGACCTGCCGGACGCGACCGACGACCTCAGCGCCGAGCAGGCCGCCGCGGTCGACGCCGAGTCCCGGCTCCTGACGCACTGGGTGTTCAGCATCACCCTCACCGGGCCGGAGCAGCGCGAGTCGCTCCTGGCGGCCGCGGAGCTCGCTGCCGGGCAGGTCCGCGCCTGGGGCGGGACGCTCGAGGCGCTGCCGGGCCTGGACTGA
- the rimP gene encoding ribosome maturation factor RimP, whose protein sequence is MSPARPAELLDRLRGALEPVVAAAGLYLEDATVAAAGRRKVVRVVVDLPDGPGGVGSDQLSEASREISRVLDDVDLLEGAYTLEVTTPGTDRPLTTPRHYRRAVGRLLTVATRSGGTVAGRVAEAGDDAVVLDVDGRRQELAYADLASARVEVELNRTEQD, encoded by the coding sequence ATGAGCCCCGCCCGACCCGCCGAACTGCTCGACCGGCTCCGCGGAGCGCTCGAGCCGGTGGTGGCCGCCGCGGGCCTGTACCTCGAGGACGCGACGGTCGCCGCCGCGGGCCGCCGCAAGGTCGTGCGCGTCGTCGTCGACCTCCCCGACGGCCCCGGGGGCGTGGGGTCCGACCAGCTCTCCGAGGCCTCCCGGGAGATCTCGCGCGTGCTCGACGACGTCGACCTGCTCGAGGGCGCCTACACCCTCGAGGTCACCACCCCCGGCACCGACCGCCCCCTGACGACGCCGCGCCACTACCGCCGCGCCGTCGGTCGCCTGCTCACCGTCGCCACCCGCTCCGGCGGCACGGTCGCCGGGCGCGTCGCGGAGGCCGGCGACGACGCCGTCGTGCTCGACGTCGACGGCCGTCGCCAGGAGCTCGCCTACGCCGACCTCGCCTCGGCGCGGGTCGAGGTCGAGCTCAACCGCACCGAGCAGGACTGA
- the nusA gene encoding transcription termination factor NusA encodes MDIDMTALRLIESERGIGLDVLVGAIEEALLLAYHRTPGAVEKARVELDRRTGRVTVMATETDEEGNEVGEFDDTPSGFGRIATATARSVIVQRLRDAEDDQVMGNYRDKAGEILSGVVQQGRDPRTVLVDIGDMEAVLPAHEQVPTETYTHGDRIRAYVLDVSRGSKGPSVTLSRTHPNLVRKLFALEVPEVADGSVEIVALAREAGHRSKMAVRSTVPGLNAKGACIGPMGQRVRAVMAELAGEKIDIIDYSDDPATFVANALSPSRVSSVEVVDAEARAARVVVPDFQLSLAIGKEGQNARLAARLTGWRIDIHSDTEGAEPAAGAAAATAAEQPEGSAG; translated from the coding sequence ATGGACATCGACATGACGGCGCTCCGCCTCATCGAGAGCGAGCGCGGCATCGGGCTGGACGTCCTCGTGGGCGCGATCGAGGAGGCGCTCCTCCTGGCGTACCACCGCACCCCCGGGGCGGTGGAGAAGGCCCGGGTCGAGCTGGACCGGCGAACCGGCCGGGTCACGGTCATGGCGACGGAGACCGACGAGGAGGGCAACGAGGTCGGCGAGTTCGACGACACGCCCTCCGGGTTCGGCCGCATCGCCACCGCGACGGCCCGTTCGGTCATCGTCCAGCGGCTGCGCGACGCCGAGGACGACCAGGTCATGGGCAACTACCGTGACAAGGCCGGGGAGATCCTGTCCGGCGTCGTCCAGCAGGGCCGCGACCCCCGCACGGTGCTCGTGGACATCGGCGACATGGAGGCGGTCCTGCCCGCCCACGAGCAGGTGCCCACCGAGACGTACACGCACGGCGACCGGATCCGCGCGTACGTCCTGGACGTCTCGCGCGGGTCGAAGGGACCCTCGGTCACCCTCTCGCGCACCCACCCCAACCTCGTGCGCAAGCTCTTCGCGCTCGAGGTCCCCGAGGTGGCCGACGGCAGTGTCGAGATCGTCGCCCTCGCCCGCGAGGCGGGCCACCGGTCGAAGATGGCCGTGCGCTCGACCGTGCCAGGTCTCAACGCCAAGGGCGCCTGCATCGGCCCCATGGGCCAGCGTGTGCGCGCCGTCATGGCCGAGCTCGCCGGCGAGAAGATCGACATCATCGACTACTCCGACGACCCCGCCACGTTCGTCGCCAACGCCCTCTCGCCCTCCCGGGTCTCCAGCGTGGAGGTCGTCGACGCCGAGGCCCGGGCCGCCCGGGTCGTGGTGCCCGACTTCCAGCTCTCGCTCGCGATCGGCAAGGAGGGCCAGAACGCCCGGCTCGCCGCCCGTCTGACGGGGTGGCGCATCGACATCCACTCCGACACCGAGGGCGCCGAGCCCGCCGCGGGGGCAGCGGCCGCGACAGCCGCCGAGCAGCCCGAGGGCTCGGCGGGGTAG
- a CDS encoding YlxR family protein, whose translation MTHRSETPTPPAGPVRTCTGCRGRAPRSDLVRLVLDAAAQRVVVDQDRTAPGRGAWLHPSRECLDLALRRRSIGRALRAAGPVELSAVGEWFDQRQPPPAPDAPEVVTTSSTKKAGWKPMGTR comes from the coding sequence ATGACACATCGCAGCGAGACACCCACGCCCCCCGCCGGGCCGGTGCGGACCTGCACGGGATGCCGGGGACGGGCCCCGAGGTCCGACCTGGTCCGCCTCGTCCTGGACGCCGCCGCGCAGCGCGTGGTGGTCGACCAGGACCGGACGGCACCGGGACGAGGCGCCTGGCTCCACCCGAGCCGGGAGTGCCTGGACCTCGCCCTCCGACGTCGGAGCATCGGCCGGGCCCTGCGAGCAGCAGGACCGGTGGAGCTCTCCGCGGTGGGCGAGTGGTTCGACCAGCGACAACCGCCGCCGGCGCCCGATGCGCCAGAGGTGGTCACCACGTCATCGACGAAGAAAGCGGGTTGGAAGCCGATGGGCACCCGATGA